A single genomic interval of Stieleria maiorica harbors:
- a CDS encoding cation:proton antiporter domain-containing protein, giving the protein MHPNESLTTFTLAAALGVCLFTVATYLRTSPIVVLLLGGVIVGPEGLGLVHPDSLGEGLGTIISLAVAVILFEGGLTLDLGGYRSVSQEIWRVLTIGVFVTWIGTTALLRLIFGFDLVFCVLAASLVIVTGPTVIGPLLHRIRVQAKLHHILHWEGVLIDPIGVFLALLSFEFFVSTDGTSQLVIKDLLLRFAVGVVLGIAFGFLLDWVLRRDWIGKAHINTFVLAMAMLNFALADMAISESGLLSVTVAGLVLGSRNSPPLRDIVRYKMALKDFSIGLLFVLLAANLDLGAFVRYGWHLVVAVAGIMLIVRPLNIFLSMRRSLLTWKEKLFLGWIAPRGIVAASMASVFALELGRRGVDNAVFLESFTYSVIAGTVVVQGITAGSVGRWLGVVRPVPTGWIIVGAHALGRQIAKFFIRHGIDVVLIDTNAREVRDAEREGLVAISEDAMQLNPENHAELYRCGNLLALTANADLNRMLCRRWSELLEDAALFRWEKSGYQTAGNEHLLVGQRVWVELPLNRWMHPNSESPPLQVKRRETAAVPDTKNVLMTVRGGKVIPGSPRDIQDDDIEWLVYDGSDAQDSSVLPLVAQNVVFSEQTDLQELYREMLHHLHRQLPGIDPEQMLIEIWRREEDYTSLLGHGIALPHTWSPAVDRATLMVARPKHQLLCPLTDLPIEIVFMLLSPIGEPDEHLACLSHIARLIGTESQRQRILDACDADELHRLIACS; this is encoded by the coding sequence ATGCATCCCAATGAGAGTTTGACGACGTTCACGTTGGCCGCTGCGCTGGGCGTGTGTCTGTTCACGGTGGCGACATATTTGCGGACGTCACCGATCGTCGTGTTGCTGCTCGGCGGCGTGATCGTCGGTCCCGAGGGTCTGGGGCTGGTCCATCCCGATTCGCTGGGTGAAGGGCTGGGCACGATCATTTCCCTGGCCGTCGCGGTCATCCTGTTCGAAGGCGGATTGACACTGGACCTGGGCGGCTACCGTTCGGTCAGCCAGGAGATCTGGCGGGTGCTGACCATCGGCGTGTTCGTCACTTGGATCGGCACGACCGCGCTGCTGCGATTGATCTTCGGATTCGACCTCGTCTTTTGTGTGCTCGCGGCCAGCTTGGTGATCGTGACCGGACCGACGGTGATCGGTCCGTTGCTGCATCGCATCCGAGTCCAAGCCAAGCTGCATCACATCTTGCACTGGGAAGGCGTGCTGATCGATCCGATCGGAGTCTTCCTGGCTTTGTTGAGCTTTGAGTTTTTTGTCAGCACCGATGGCACGTCACAGTTGGTCATCAAGGACTTGTTGCTGCGGTTTGCCGTCGGCGTGGTGCTGGGGATTGCGTTCGGGTTTCTACTGGACTGGGTGCTCCGTCGCGACTGGATCGGCAAGGCGCACATCAACACCTTCGTGCTCGCGATGGCGATGTTGAACTTTGCGTTGGCCGACATGGCGATCAGTGAAAGCGGCTTGCTGAGTGTGACCGTTGCGGGGCTGGTGCTGGGAAGTCGCAATTCGCCACCATTGCGTGACATCGTTCGCTACAAGATGGCGCTCAAGGATTTTTCGATCGGACTGTTATTCGTCTTGTTGGCGGCCAACCTGGATCTCGGCGCGTTCGTCCGCTATGGCTGGCATCTGGTCGTGGCCGTCGCCGGGATCATGTTGATCGTCCGCCCGCTGAACATTTTTCTGTCGATGCGGCGGAGTCTGCTGACTTGGAAAGAGAAACTTTTTCTCGGCTGGATCGCACCGCGGGGAATTGTCGCCGCGTCGATGGCATCGGTCTTCGCACTCGAACTGGGGCGGCGCGGGGTCGACAACGCCGTCTTTCTCGAATCGTTCACCTATTCGGTGATCGCCGGCACCGTTGTGGTGCAAGGGATCACTGCCGGGTCGGTCGGACGGTGGCTGGGTGTCGTTCGGCCGGTGCCCACCGGATGGATCATCGTCGGGGCACATGCGCTGGGCCGACAGATCGCCAAGTTCTTCATCCGGCACGGCATCGATGTCGTGCTGATCGACACCAACGCGCGCGAGGTGCGGGATGCCGAACGCGAGGGGCTGGTCGCGATCAGCGAAGACGCCATGCAATTGAATCCCGAAAATCACGCCGAATTGTATCGCTGTGGAAACCTATTGGCGCTGACTGCCAATGCCGACCTGAACCGGATGCTGTGTCGACGTTGGTCGGAATTGCTTGAGGATGCGGCGCTGTTTCGGTGGGAAAAATCCGGTTACCAAACCGCGGGGAATGAACACCTGTTGGTCGGTCAGCGCGTTTGGGTGGAGTTGCCGTTGAATCGCTGGATGCATCCCAACAGCGAATCCCCGCCGCTGCAGGTCAAACGACGCGAGACGGCCGCCGTTCCCGACACCAAGAACGTGCTGATGACGGTCCGCGGAGGAAAGGTGATCCCGGGAAGCCCACGCGACATTCAAGACGACGACATCGAATGGTTGGTGTACGACGGTAGCGATGCACAAGATTCGAGCGTCCTGCCATTGGTTGCCCAGAACGTGGTGTTCTCCGAGCAAACGGATCTGCAGGAGCTTTACCGCGAGATGCTTCATCACCTGCATCGGCAACTTCCGGGCATCGATCCTGAACAGATGCTGATCGAAATCTGGCGACGTGAAGAAGACTACACCAGCTTGCTCGGTCACGGGATCGCGTTGCCACACACTTGGTCGCCCGCGGTGGACCGCGCGACGTTGATGGTTGCACGCCCAAAACATCAACTGCTTTGCCCGCTGACGGATCTGCCGATCGAAATCGTGTTCATGTTGCTCAGCCCCATCGGCGAGCCCGACGAACATTTGGCGTGTCTGTCGCACATCGCGCGTCTGATCGGAACGGAGTCCCAGCGGCAGCGGATCCTCGATGCTTGTGACGCTGACGAGTTGCATCGGCTGATCGCGTGCAGCTGA
- a CDS encoding sigma-54-dependent transcriptional regulator encodes MPKLIIIDDEPNLRYSLKKSLESDSLEVITAATAESGIAAVRQHQPDAVILDVRLPDMSGLDAFNIIHELDARVPVIIITAYSTTETAINAMKHGAFEYLLKPVEFEKLLATVQSAIDVSLMSRIPAQFGIAGDGDTSADQIVGRSRAMQEVYKLIGQVAPQDVNALILGESGTGKEMVARAIYQHSRRADRPFMAINCAALPENLLESELFGHERGSFTGADRRRIGKFEQVNRGTIFLDEIGDMTPATQAKVLRLLQDGSFERVGNNETIRVDVRIIAATNRNLLQMVQDGEFREDLYYRMSVFMIQLPPLRDRPEDIPVLAEHFINLLNRDMHKQIRSIAPDAMARLQQYLWPGNVRELQSAMKHALVRNVGEVLTVSSLPETCRRVAPAGASEAPPKLDADNIRKFVQDLMSDGPANLYQEVHSEIDRILLPEVLNHADGNQAQASELLGIARSTLRTKITDLGLTFEKRLKQDSETVDAPQRG; translated from the coding sequence GTGCCGAAACTAATCATCATCGATGACGAACCCAACCTCCGCTACTCGCTCAAGAAGAGTCTGGAATCGGATTCCTTGGAAGTCATCACCGCGGCGACCGCCGAAAGCGGCATCGCCGCGGTCCGCCAGCACCAACCCGACGCCGTCATCCTCGATGTGCGTCTGCCGGACATGTCGGGACTGGACGCGTTCAACATCATCCATGAACTCGATGCCAGGGTTCCGGTCATCATCATCACCGCCTATTCGACGACCGAAACGGCGATCAACGCGATGAAGCACGGCGCGTTCGAATACCTGCTCAAACCGGTCGAGTTCGAAAAGTTGTTGGCGACCGTTCAAAGCGCCATCGACGTCAGTTTGATGAGCCGCATTCCCGCCCAGTTCGGAATCGCCGGCGACGGGGACACGTCGGCCGATCAAATCGTCGGCCGCTCCAGGGCCATGCAGGAAGTCTACAAGCTGATCGGACAAGTCGCCCCGCAGGATGTCAACGCGTTGATCCTGGGTGAAAGCGGGACCGGCAAAGAAATGGTCGCCCGTGCGATCTATCAACACAGCCGCCGCGCCGACCGACCCTTCATGGCGATCAATTGCGCCGCGTTGCCGGAGAATCTGCTCGAAAGTGAATTGTTCGGCCACGAACGCGGTTCCTTCACCGGCGCCGATCGACGGCGGATCGGAAAGTTCGAGCAAGTCAATCGCGGCACGATCTTCTTGGACGAAATCGGTGACATGACACCGGCCACCCAGGCCAAAGTGCTTCGCTTGCTGCAAGACGGCAGCTTCGAACGCGTCGGCAACAACGAAACCATTCGCGTCGACGTGCGGATCATCGCCGCGACCAACCGCAACCTGCTGCAGATGGTCCAGGACGGCGAATTCCGCGAAGACCTGTACTACCGTATGAGCGTCTTCATGATCCAATTGCCACCGCTACGCGATCGCCCCGAAGACATCCCCGTACTCGCCGAACACTTCATCAACCTGCTGAACCGGGACATGCACAAGCAGATTCGGTCCATCGCCCCCGATGCGATGGCGCGGCTGCAACAATACCTCTGGCCCGGCAACGTCCGAGAGCTGCAAAGCGCGATGAAGCACGCCCTGGTGCGAAACGTCGGCGAAGTCCTGACCGTCTCCTCGCTGCCGGAAACCTGTCGGCGTGTCGCCCCGGCCGGTGCCAGCGAAGCGCCGCCGAAACTGGATGCGGACAACATCCGCAAATTCGTTCAAGACCTGATGTCCGACGGGCCGGCGAACCTGTACCAAGAAGTGCACAGCGAAATCGACCGCATCCTGCTGCCCGAGGTGCTCAACCATGCCGACGGGAACCAAGCCCAGGCCAGCGAGCTGTTGGGCATCGCCCGCAGCACGCTGAGGACCAAGATCACCGATTTGGGGCTGACGTTCGAGAAGCGGCTCAAGCAGGATTCCGAGACCGTCGACGCCCCCCAACGCGGCTGA
- a CDS encoding bifunctional SulP family inorganic anion transporter/carbonic anhydrase: METNRTMDDSSNSMLSPGNLFRDFTASIVVFLVALPLCLGIALASGAPLFSGLIAGIVGGIVVGSLSGSHTSVSGPAAGLTAVVSAQIANLETFDAFLLAVVVGGLIQIGLGIAKAGALSAFFPSSVIKGLLAAIGVILILKQIPHLFGHDTDPEGEMSFSQPDEETTFSELGTLIDGELHLGAAVIGLISLALLVFWDRTKPLKNSGVPGPLVVVLFGVALQALFATFGGSWSVGASHLVQIPVAESLSDFGSFLRLPDFSQWANPAVYIGGITIAIVASLETLLNLEATDKLDTQRRNSPPSRELLAQGVGNVTAGMIGGIPVTSVIIRSSVNVNSGARSKLSTISHGVLLLVCVGLFPAYLNMIPLSSLAAILLVTGFKLASPKLFKQMWSEGRYQFIPFFTTVAAIVLTDLLIGILIGLIISVLFILNSNLRRPIRRIVETHLDGDIIHIELADQVSFLNRAALDKVFTEAKRGTKVLIDASGSDYIDPDILSLIRDFKNNIGPAHGVSVSLRGFREKYELHDDIQFADYSTRELQSRITPDQVLTILRDGNQRFRTGHRISRDFGRQVGATATGQSPLAVILSCIDSRVPAELVFDLGIGDIFSVRVAGNVIGTKSLGSMEYGVAVAGAKLVVVLGHTRCGAVTSSVELFDQRADVEQASGCGHLHSIVTEIQQCIEPDQCRGIGEMTPEAKDACIDSVARKNVQRTVHEIITRSSAIRQAVDAGEAMVVGAMYDVKTGEIDFMIDQAVTAETTGNVNV, translated from the coding sequence ATGGAGACCAACAGGACGATGGACGATTCCTCCAATTCGATGCTTTCACCTGGAAACCTGTTTCGCGATTTTACCGCGTCGATTGTGGTGTTTCTGGTGGCGTTGCCGCTGTGCCTGGGGATCGCGTTAGCATCCGGGGCTCCGTTGTTTTCCGGGTTGATCGCCGGGATTGTGGGCGGAATCGTGGTCGGATCGCTGAGCGGATCGCACACCAGCGTCAGCGGGCCGGCGGCGGGTTTGACGGCGGTGGTGTCCGCCCAGATCGCGAACCTGGAAACCTTCGATGCGTTTTTACTGGCCGTAGTCGTCGGCGGCTTGATCCAAATCGGGCTGGGGATCGCGAAGGCCGGGGCGCTCTCGGCGTTTTTTCCCAGCAGCGTGATCAAGGGGCTGTTGGCGGCGATCGGTGTGATTCTGATCCTGAAACAGATCCCGCACCTGTTCGGTCACGATACCGATCCGGAAGGCGAGATGTCGTTTTCTCAGCCCGATGAGGAGACGACGTTCTCGGAGCTGGGAACGTTGATCGACGGCGAATTGCACCTGGGGGCGGCGGTGATCGGACTGATCTCGCTGGCCTTGCTGGTGTTTTGGGATCGGACGAAACCGCTGAAGAATTCCGGTGTCCCGGGGCCGCTGGTGGTGGTGCTGTTCGGCGTCGCGCTGCAGGCTCTGTTTGCGACCTTCGGCGGCAGCTGGTCGGTCGGCGCGTCGCACTTGGTCCAGATTCCGGTCGCGGAAAGCCTTTCGGACTTCGGCAGCTTTCTGCGGCTGCCCGATTTCTCCCAGTGGGCCAACCCCGCGGTCTACATCGGGGGCATCACGATCGCCATCGTGGCATCGCTGGAAACGTTGTTGAACCTGGAAGCGACCGACAAGCTAGACACCCAGCGCCGCAACTCTCCGCCAAGCCGCGAGCTGTTGGCGCAAGGGGTCGGCAACGTGACGGCCGGAATGATCGGGGGCATCCCCGTCACGTCGGTGATCATCCGCAGCAGCGTGAACGTCAATTCCGGCGCCCGGTCGAAGTTGTCGACGATTTCCCACGGCGTGTTGTTGTTGGTGTGTGTCGGTTTGTTCCCGGCCTATTTGAACATGATCCCGCTGTCCTCGTTGGCCGCGATTCTGTTGGTCACGGGATTCAAACTCGCCAGCCCGAAGCTGTTCAAACAAATGTGGAGCGAAGGCCGCTATCAGTTCATCCCATTCTTCACGACGGTGGCGGCGATCGTGCTGACGGACTTGCTGATCGGCATCCTGATCGGATTGATCATCAGCGTGCTGTTTATCCTGAACAGCAACCTGCGGCGTCCGATCCGCCGGATCGTCGAGACCCACTTGGACGGGGACATCATTCATATCGAATTGGCCGACCAAGTCAGCTTTTTGAACCGCGCCGCATTGGACAAAGTGTTCACCGAGGCAAAGCGGGGAACAAAAGTATTGATCGATGCTTCCGGATCGGATTACATCGATCCGGACATCTTGAGCCTGATCCGGGACTTCAAGAACAACATCGGCCCGGCACACGGCGTCAGCGTCAGTCTGCGTGGCTTCCGCGAGAAGTATGAACTTCACGACGACATTCAGTTTGCGGACTACTCGACACGAGAGCTGCAAAGTCGCATCACGCCGGATCAGGTGTTGACGATTCTGCGTGACGGGAATCAGCGGTTCCGCACCGGACACCGGATCAGTCGTGACTTCGGGCGTCAGGTGGGTGCGACGGCGACGGGGCAAAGTCCGTTGGCCGTGATCCTCAGCTGCATCGATTCCCGCGTCCCGGCCGAGTTGGTCTTTGACCTTGGGATCGGAGACATTTTCAGCGTCCGCGTGGCCGGCAACGTCATCGGCACCAAGTCACTGGGAAGCATGGAATACGGCGTGGCGGTGGCCGGTGCAAAACTGGTGGTCGTGCTGGGCCACACGCGCTGCGGCGCGGTCACTTCGTCGGTGGAATTGTTCGATCAGCGGGCCGATGTGGAACAGGCCAGCGGTTGCGGTCACCTGCATTCCATCGTGACGGAGATCCAGCAATGTATCGAGCCGGATCAATGCAGGGGCATCGGCGAGATGACACCCGAAGCCAAAGACGCGTGTATCGATAGCGTCGCACGGAAAAACGTCCAGCGAACGGTGCACGAGATCATCACCCGTAGCAGCGCGATTCGTCAGGCCGTCGACGCTGGCGAAGCGATGGTCGTTGGGGCGATGTATGACGTGAAAACCGGTGAGATTGACTTTATGATCGATCAGGCGGTCACCGCGGAAACGACCGGTAACGTTAACGTCTAA
- a CDS encoding transporter yields MHLQRKWHLFFAIWLFACGELHAQTSLGIEPLLSDQRATEVEVEDEIETDRDSFTPATTTAGKGRWITEAAYSFIDNRTVPETHSYPELLLRRGVSEWLELRLGWNYETGGAGSPISANVPSDLREGSELERESRIFYGAKALLAEQCGWRPERSVLVQGFTPTSGESTETQLSATYIFGWELKEGVLWDSAIRYSTSSLEEDHFNVWAPSTVLKVPVGERWKAHVEYFGIFSDGRQEESSQHFFSPGAHYLLTPNLEIGLRLGWGLNHQSPHFFSNTGFGWRY; encoded by the coding sequence GTGCATTTGCAACGAAAATGGCATCTGTTCTTCGCAATCTGGCTGTTTGCGTGCGGCGAATTGCATGCCCAAACATCCTTGGGTATTGAGCCATTGCTGAGCGATCAGAGAGCCACAGAAGTCGAAGTAGAAGACGAAATCGAGACGGACCGAGACTCCTTTACACCTGCCACCACGACGGCTGGCAAAGGGCGTTGGATCACTGAGGCGGCGTATTCGTTTATCGACAACCGGACAGTGCCTGAAACGCATAGCTACCCAGAACTCCTGCTCCGAAGAGGCGTGAGCGAATGGCTGGAGCTTAGGCTCGGCTGGAACTACGAAACCGGCGGCGCGGGGAGCCCCATTTCTGCGAATGTGCCCAGCGACCTACGAGAGGGATCGGAACTCGAGCGGGAGTCGCGAATATTTTACGGCGCGAAGGCTTTGCTAGCCGAACAGTGCGGGTGGCGACCGGAACGCTCCGTGTTGGTGCAGGGTTTTACTCCGACGAGCGGCGAGTCGACAGAGACTCAGCTATCCGCCACCTACATTTTTGGTTGGGAATTGAAGGAAGGTGTGCTCTGGGATTCCGCCATTCGCTACAGCACCAGCAGCCTGGAGGAAGACCACTTCAACGTCTGGGCGCCCTCGACCGTGCTAAAAGTACCGGTCGGTGAACGCTGGAAGGCACACGTCGAGTACTTCGGGATTTTCTCGGATGGCCGTCAGGAGGAGTCGTCCCAGCACTTTTTCTCGCCTGGTGCTCACTACCTGCTTACCCCAAACCTAGAGATCGGCCTCCGCTTGGGTTGGGGACTCAATCATCAATCGCCACACTTCTTCTCCAATACCGGTTTCGGGTGGCGCTATTGA
- a CDS encoding OmpP1/FadL family transporter, whose protein sequence is MKRFILCLLLLLGSLTAVRTATAQSYGIELHNNMMPASGAMGGASLSRPQDLQSAINGNPATMAQFSGPTFGFGGALIEPTYNVTQTDSLPLVGVDPYSAKSDAPLALAPNIGAIHQTEFLGLPVTFGLGFMTNAGLAVDFRHIPESNGTQASYLALDLVSGAAVNLTPRLAVGGSFTLGTSVLDGPFVQSSSSQTDYATRFTLGANYDLGRGTSIGGYWQSEKQLEFDNVVRFATGPLANTYQDLNLDHPMNVGLGIANRCMMGGRLLLAADVIYKNWDDTDFFRSLYHDQWAFQFGGQYRATRRLKLRFGYAFNEDPTRDAVPGTIGGVVPVGGIPSVQYVQGQFAAIAQHRITGGVGITNLVPNMNFDVTVGGVFENDKSFGDTTAKVDGYFIAFGFTFHCPRGGCGG, encoded by the coding sequence ATGAAACGATTCATTCTATGCCTGTTACTCCTGCTCGGCTCGCTTACTGCGGTCCGGACTGCGACCGCACAAAGCTATGGCATTGAACTGCACAACAACATGATGCCCGCATCAGGCGCGATGGGAGGTGCAAGTCTATCGCGTCCCCAAGACTTGCAGTCGGCGATCAACGGGAATCCGGCAACGATGGCTCAGTTCAGCGGCCCGACCTTCGGCTTCGGTGGCGCCTTGATCGAACCGACCTACAACGTCACCCAGACGGACTCGTTGCCTTTGGTCGGCGTTGATCCCTATTCTGCAAAATCCGATGCACCACTCGCGCTTGCGCCGAACATCGGAGCGATTCACCAGACTGAGTTCCTGGGGTTGCCGGTGACCTTCGGTTTGGGGTTCATGACCAATGCCGGTCTGGCGGTCGACTTTCGACATATCCCCGAATCCAACGGAACGCAGGCATCTTACTTGGCGTTGGACCTTGTCAGCGGCGCCGCGGTGAATCTCACGCCACGACTGGCGGTCGGCGGATCGTTCACGCTGGGCACCTCCGTGCTGGACGGACCTTTTGTTCAGTCCAGCTCCTCACAAACCGACTATGCGACTCGCTTTACCCTGGGAGCAAACTATGACCTGGGCCGCGGCACCAGCATCGGAGGGTATTGGCAATCGGAAAAGCAACTGGAGTTTGACAACGTCGTTCGATTCGCAACCGGTCCGCTGGCAAACACCTACCAGGATCTGAATCTGGATCATCCGATGAATGTTGGATTGGGAATTGCGAACCGCTGCATGATGGGCGGCAGACTGTTGTTGGCCGCCGATGTGATCTACAAGAACTGGGACGACACCGATTTCTTTCGTTCCCTGTACCACGATCAATGGGCATTCCAGTTCGGCGGTCAATACCGAGCAACACGGCGGCTGAAGTTGCGATTCGGTTACGCGTTCAATGAAGATCCAACTCGCGACGCCGTTCCGGGCACGATCGGCGGCGTGGTCCCCGTCGGCGGCATCCCATCGGTACAGTATGTCCAGGGCCAATTTGCAGCGATCGCCCAGCATCGCATCACCGGCGGCGTCGGCATCACGAATCTTGTTCCCAACATGAACTTTGACGTGACCGTCGGGGGCGTGTTCGAAAACGACAAATCGTTTGGCGACACGACCGCAAAGGTGGACGGTTACTTCATCGCCTTCGGATTCACGTTTCACTGTCCCCGCGGGGGATGCGGCGGATAG
- a CDS encoding sensor histidine kinase — MKLRDKLGCFLPITGCVLLCLGVAGAWYVIELQKQNSHLLDVNVASIRGAEELELVTREMRHELDRFLLTMDRSYLLRAAEKQSQTNDWLSKARQLSASDQERAFVADLEQRLESYFQQLHELIDDPDMEISPQAVDTLEEKTLSEQVLVAAHDYLRFNESELQQSNQENQRLAQKLAMVMVFLGVCGAIAGLEAGYGVARAINRTMFMLSVPIRDVAGKLETVVGPVEVSADPSLQDLQLVLETVSSRVGSVVEQLHQRHQEIVRADQLAAVGKLAAGLAHELRNPLMCMKTLVQAAARNPDSASLNATDIAVLDEEITRVDSLLQTFLDFARPSEPQFCLVELAPIVRQTVDLVAGRAETRHIQIECQLPCESAEVRGDAMQLRQVLLNLLLNALDAVSNDGHISIAVERRRRGDTSHPAFDAAREWVCLSVADDGCGMPTDQSERNRMFEPFFSTKDPGLGLGLAISQRIIDAHGGRLVAEDRPEGGTVMNVILPLPSPVPLRH, encoded by the coding sequence ATGAAGTTGCGAGACAAGCTCGGCTGCTTCCTGCCCATCACGGGATGCGTCCTATTATGCCTGGGCGTGGCCGGGGCCTGGTACGTGATCGAACTTCAGAAACAGAATTCTCACCTTCTGGACGTCAACGTGGCAAGTATCCGCGGCGCCGAAGAGCTGGAATTGGTCACCCGCGAGATGCGTCACGAACTCGATCGTTTCCTGTTGACGATGGACCGCAGCTATCTGCTTCGGGCCGCGGAAAAGCAATCTCAGACCAACGATTGGCTGTCCAAAGCAAGGCAACTGTCCGCCTCCGACCAGGAGCGTGCCTTCGTCGCAGACCTTGAGCAGCGGCTGGAGAGCTATTTTCAGCAGCTCCACGAATTGATCGACGATCCCGACATGGAGATCTCTCCCCAAGCGGTCGACACGTTGGAAGAGAAGACGTTGTCCGAGCAGGTCCTGGTCGCCGCCCACGATTACCTGCGTTTCAATGAATCGGAGCTTCAGCAGAGCAACCAGGAGAACCAACGGCTGGCACAGAAACTGGCCATGGTGATGGTCTTCTTGGGCGTCTGCGGCGCGATCGCGGGTTTGGAAGCCGGCTACGGCGTCGCCCGGGCGATCAATCGAACGATGTTCATGCTGTCGGTTCCGATCCGCGACGTGGCGGGCAAACTGGAAACCGTCGTCGGCCCGGTGGAGGTTTCGGCGGACCCCAGTTTACAAGACCTGCAACTGGTTCTGGAAACGGTTTCCTCACGAGTCGGCTCCGTCGTCGAACAGTTGCATCAACGGCACCAGGAGATCGTCCGCGCCGACCAGCTGGCCGCCGTCGGCAAGCTGGCGGCCGGATTGGCGCACGAGCTGCGTAATCCGTTGATGTGCATGAAGACCCTGGTGCAAGCGGCCGCGCGGAATCCGGATTCGGCAAGTCTGAACGCGACCGACATCGCGGTGTTGGACGAGGAGATCACGCGGGTCGACAGTTTGCTGCAAACGTTCCTCGATTTCGCACGGCCGTCGGAGCCACAGTTCTGCTTGGTCGAACTGGCGCCGATCGTCCGCCAAACCGTCGATCTTGTCGCCGGTCGCGCCGAGACGCGACATATCCAGATCGAATGTCAGCTCCCGTGCGAATCAGCCGAGGTCCGCGGCGACGCGATGCAGTTGCGCCAAGTGCTGCTGAATCTACTGCTCAACGCTTTGGACGCCGTGTCAAACGACGGGCACATCAGCATCGCGGTCGAACGCAGACGCCGCGGAGACACATCACATCCGGCATTCGATGCGGCCCGCGAGTGGGTATGCTTAAGTGTCGCCGACGACGGCTGTGGCATGCCCACCGACCAGAGCGAGAGAAACCGAATGTTCGAACCGTTCTTCAGCACCAAAGATCCCGGCCTGGGACTCGGTCTGGCGATCTCGCAGCGGATCATCGATGCACACGGCGGTCGACTTGTCGCCGAAGATCGCCCCGAAGGCGGAACGGTGATGAATGTGATCCTGCCGCTGCCGTCTCCTGTCCCCTTACGCCACTAG
- a CDS encoding polyphosphate kinase 2 family protein yields the protein MHVSIKTDDFIVTGQDRLKLGEHKTRIKDVYDGKKEYKRCIEEFQEEINDLQRMMYAHDRHSMLLIFQAMDAAGKDGTIRAIMSGVNVHGIVVHPFKQPTAEELDHDFLWRTTKRLPQRGRIGIFNRSYYEEVLVVKVHPEIVRKSQKLPAELTRDMHKFWKHRYESIRDFEKHCGRNGTKVLKFFLNLSRDEQRERFLDRIDEPDKNWKFSEGDVAERKHWNAYQQAYEEAINATATEEAPWFVVPADDKKNMRLIVAQIILEQLKSLDMKYPEVSQDRLDELTKYREMLKED from the coding sequence ATGCATGTATCCATTAAGACCGACGACTTCATTGTCACCGGACAAGACCGACTCAAGCTCGGCGAGCACAAGACAAGAATCAAGGACGTCTACGACGGTAAGAAAGAATACAAGAGGTGCATCGAAGAGTTTCAGGAAGAAATCAACGACCTGCAGCGGATGATGTATGCTCACGACCGCCACAGCATGCTCTTAATCTTTCAAGCGATGGACGCGGCCGGCAAGGATGGCACCATACGGGCCATCATGTCCGGCGTAAACGTCCACGGTATCGTGGTTCATCCTTTTAAGCAGCCAACCGCCGAAGAACTGGATCATGACTTCCTTTGGCGGACCACGAAACGGCTTCCGCAGCGGGGCCGCATCGGCATCTTCAATCGCTCGTACTACGAGGAAGTGTTGGTGGTGAAGGTCCACCCGGAGATTGTGCGAAAATCGCAGAAGCTGCCGGCCGAACTGACCCGCGACATGCACAAGTTCTGGAAGCATCGCTACGAATCGATCCGCGACTTCGAAAAACACTGCGGACGAAACGGGACCAAAGTACTGAAGTTCTTCCTGAATCTTTCCCGTGACGAGCAGCGCGAGCGCTTTCTCGACCGCATTGACGAGCCGGACAAAAACTGGAAGTTCAGCGAAGGCGATGTCGCTGAGAGGAAGCACTGGAACGCCTATCAACAAGCCTACGAAGAGGCCATCAATGCCACGGCGACCGAGGAAGCGCCTTGGTTCGTCGTGCCGGCCGACGACAAGAAGAACATGCGGCTGATCGTCGCGCAGATCATTCTGGAACAACTGAAGTCGTTGGACATGAAGTATCCCGAGGTGAGCCAAGACCGCTTGGATGAGCTAACGAAGTACCGTGAAATGCTCAAAGAAGATTGA